ATGCCGGCGTTCCCGCTACTCGCAAGCAGATTGTGATTGGGGCCGAACGGTTCGAGAACGGCGGTCGCAGTCCGCTGCAAGCACGGTGCGTGCAACTGGCGCGGATGGGCTGCCTGGTCTTTCACTACGACATGATCGGATACGCCGATTGCACGCAACTGTCGTTTGAATTGGGGCATCGCTTTGCCAAGCAACGGCCGGAAATGAATCATCCAGAGAACTGGGGCTTCTACAGTCCGCAAGCCGAAGCTCGGCTGCAGTCGATCATGGGGCTGCAAACCTGGAACTCGGTACGCGCGCTGGATTTTGTGTCGGCGCTGCCCGAAGTCGATCCTAAGCGAATTGCCGTGACTGGAGCGAGTGGCGGTGGCACGCAAACATTCTTGCTGGCAGCTGTTGATCCGCGAATTGCCGTTTCGTTTCCGGCCGTGATGGTCTCGACGGCCATGCAAGGAGGTTGCACTTGCGAGAATGCCAGTTGCCTCCGCGTGGGCACTGGAAATATCGAATTCGCCGCACTGTTTGCGCCCAAGCCGCAAGGGATGACCGGTGCCGATGACTGGACGCGCGAGATGTCGACCAAAGGTTTTCCCGAAATCAAACAGCATTACGCACTAATGGGCGCGCCCGATAACGTGATGCTCGTTCCCAACTATCACTTCAAACATAACTACAACTATGTTTCGCGGGCGGCGATGTACTCGTGGTTGAACAAGCACTTCAAGCTGGGCTTGGAAGAGCCGATTGTCGAAGAAGATTATCCGCGCCTGGAACGGGCTCAGCTAACGGTGTGGGACGCCGAACATCCACAACCTGCGGGAGGCGATGCCTTCGAACGTCAATTAACTCGCCACTGGCATGCCGACGCCGAAGCTCAACTAAAAAAGCTGACACCCACCGATGCTGCATCGCTGGCAAAGTGGCGCGAAGTCATTGGGGGCGGCATGCAGGCGATTCTGCACCGCGAATTGCCAGCAGCAGCAGATATCGATTATCAGCGAGTCTCGGAAGATGATCTCGGCAGCTATACGCAGTACACCGGCCTGGTGCGCAATAAGCGGGCCAGTGAAGAGTTGCCCGGACTCTTTTTGCTCCCCAAGAATTGGAACAAGCGGGTCGTCATCTGGATTGCTGAAGAAGGGAAGTCGTCACTGTTGCAGCAGAACGGCAAGCCAACGACAGAAGTCGAGCGACTGCTGAAGGCGGGTACGACCGTAGTTGGTGTAGACCTGTTTTCTCAAGGGGAGTTCCTGGCTGATGGCAAACCAGTGACACAGAATCGCAAAGTAAAGAACGAGCGGGAATTCGCCGGCTATACCTACGGCTACAATCACGCGCTAATCGCGCAGCGCGTGCACGACGTGCTGACGATGATCTCGTTCGCCAAGCATCACCCCGATAAGCCCGAGCGGATCGATCTCGTTGCTCTCGACTCGACGGCACCGATTGCCGCCATCGCTCGCGCACTCTCCGGCGATGCCGTGCATACCGCCGCGTTGCAAACGTCGGGCTTTCGCTTTGTCGCAGTTGACGACTATCGTGACGTCCGTTTTCTGCCCGGAGGTGCCAAGTATGGCGACATTCCCGCTCTGATTGGCTTGAGCGCCCCCCAGACCACTTGGGTTGGCGGTGAAAGTGACGAAGCCCTGAAACTTGCTGCCGCCGCCTATCGCGCGGCGGGTGAAGAGACGAAGCTAGTCATTGCCAAAGAGCCTGCAGCTGCGGCCACTCAAGCCGCGGTGACGTTTTTGCTGAAGTGAGTCGCTGAAATTAACTGCGCCTTTTCGGAGAGTTCGTGATGCGCATCGCTTTCGCACTATGTTTATTCGCGATTTTGTCTTCACTGGCTGCCGCTCAAGAGCGCGAGCCAGCAGCAGCACGCAGACCCCAGCAGCCCCCGGCACTCACCGAGTACAAAGGTCGGGTCATTGCCCAGACGATGCACTACGCCGGTGCGCCGTGGTTGGTGCGCGACAATCGCGAGCAGGAGGAACGCTGCTCGCTGATGCTCACCAACCTGGGCGTGAAGCCGGGTATGAACATCTGCGATATGGGCTGCGGCAATGGCTTCTACACGCTGCAACTGGCCAAGATGGTCGGCGAGCGCGGCCATCTATATGCCGTCGACATTCAGCCCGAAATGCTCAAGCTGCTGAAGGAACGGGCCAGTAAACAGGGGGTGAAGAACTATTCGCCCATCCTCGGCACGTTCACCGATCCCAAGTTGCCAAAAGAGAAGATTGATCTAATCCTGCTCGTCGACGTTTATCACGAGTTCTCGCATCCCGAGCAAATGCTCGCAGCCATGCGCGAGTCACTTGCTCCCGGCGGCCTGATCGCCCTCGTCGAATATCGGGCCGAAGATCCCGAAGTGCCGATCAAGCCCGAGCACAAAATGACGAAGGAGCAGATCCTGAAAGAACTCCCCGCCAACGGCTTCAAACTGGCCAAAGAGTTCGATCGGCTCCCCTGGCAGCATTTGATGTTCTTCGGCCGCGACGAAGAGTGGAAACCGGCCAAAGAGTAATTGCTGGATTACCCAACCCCGAACAAGTTGCGCTACTGCTGCGGCTTCAGCCCAAAGATGGGCGGAATGGTGGGAAACTTGAACGCGCCGAAGGGCGAGACCGGCGCAGGGGAAGCTCCCGTCGTTGCCGAGGCTGCAGCAGGCGGGGCTGCGCCGGGCACTGTCGTGCTCGGTTGCGTCACTTCTTCTGTAGGAGTTGCCACAGGCTCCTCCGGTTTGGTCGCGACCATTGCCGGCGGAGGATCGATATTCGGGCCGAGCCCGATTTTCTCAGGCGCTGCTTCGAACAGGGCCATCGCTTCGGGCACGAGCGCGGCGAGATCAGCCGCCCGGTTCTTATCGCTCGGGTGGGTCGACATGAACTCCAGCTGCTGCTGACCCTGCTTGGCTTCGCCAAAGCGAGTCCAGAAGCGCGGCGCTTCGCGTGGATCGTAACCAGCCTTTGCCAACAGGATCAGACCGATGTGATCGGCCTCCGACTCATGCTTGCGACTGTACGGCAGCAGCACACCATATTGCGAGCTCACGCCGTAGGCTTGCATGACAATATCTTTGCGGATCTGATCCTGGTTCTGCATGACGTACGACACCGCTTGCTTCACACCGTCGACGGCCATGTTCTGGCTCATCCGTTCGCCACCATGCCGCGCGAGCGCGTGGGCAATTTCGTGCGACATGACCACCGCCAGGCCCGCTTCGGTTGCACAGACGGGAATGATCCCCTCGTACACTGCGACTTTGCCGCCGGGCAAGCAGAAGGCGTTCTGCTGATCGGACTCAATGACCTTGAATTCCCATTTATAGTCGGGCTTGTCCGCGACCGCCGCAATCCGTTTGCCGACGCGTTCGACCAGATCGATGTATGTCGTGTTTTGCGATGGCGGCTCTTTCTCGGTCACGTCGTTGAACGCGGTCAGCCCCATGCTCACTTCTTGCGACTCGGGCATCAGCAGCATTTGTTTGCGGCCCGTCAGCGGGGCGCTCTGGCAGCCGACGGCAGTCAGACCGGCGGCCAGCAGTAACAGGGTGAAACGAACTCGCGCAAACATCATCGCAGCCATCCGTAGCGGTGGAACAAGAGCATCTTCCTCGATCAATCAATTTCGGCTGGAATGATCGCAGAAGTCCAGTCTCAGGGAAGAGCAGTTGCTGCTGCGATAGCGATGCAAGTGAGCACAAAGGTGCTAGGAACTACGGACTGGGGGCTAGGGCGGGGGGGTAAAATATAGAGCTGAGGGCATTTCCTGGTCCCTAGCCCCTAGTTCCTAGCCCCCGGGGCCACGTAAACTGGTCGATCCTTCGAGAAACCGCAAGAAGTCCATCTCACCTCCCCCTGGAGCATGTCCTGCAATGGCACCCAAACCTCTAAACATTGGCATGATCGGCTACGGATTCATGGGCCGGGCTCACACCAACGGCTACAAGCGGGTCAACGACTTCTTCGACCTTCCCTATCGCCCCGTGCTGAAGGCTGTCTGTGCCCGCGACGAAGCCAAGGCCAAAGCCTTCGCCGAACAATGGGGTTATGAGTCGATCGAAACCGATTGGAAGAAGCTCCTCGCCCGCAAAGATATCGACGCTGTCGATATCTGCACGCCCAACAACCTGCACAAAGAGATTTCGATTGCCGCCGCCCAAGCCGGCAAGATGATTCTGTGCGAAAAGCCGCTGGCCATGAACACGGCCGAAGGCGAGGAGATGTGCGCGGCGGTCGAGAAAGCCGGTGTCGCCAACATCGTCTGGTACAACTACCGCCGCATTCCTGCCGTCACATATGCCAAGCAAATCATCGATAGCGGCAAACTTGGCCGCATCTTTCACTATCGCGCTAACTTTTTGCAGGACTGGACGATCAATGCCGACCTTCCACAAGGTGGTGCTGCGTTGTGGCGACTCGATGCAGCAGCAGCTGGCAGCGGTGTGACGGGAGACTTGCTCGCCCACTGCATCGATACTGCTCTCTGGCTCAACGGCAGCATCAGCGATGTCACCGCCATGACCGAGACCTTCATTAAAG
Above is a window of Anatilimnocola aggregata DNA encoding:
- a CDS encoding acetylxylan esterase produces the protein MNRTLFLLVAMVVGAGLGREVAAADVRALPAGKLPNDVRLLDPKDLDGYFPFTPPASREAWAPRAEAVKRQILASQGLWPMPEKTPLRAVVHGLLDQGDYTVEKAYFESFPGCFVSGSLYRPKGKSGPYPAVLCPHGHWADGRFHDAGVPATRKQIVIGAERFENGGRSPLQARCVQLARMGCLVFHYDMIGYADCTQLSFELGHRFAKQRPEMNHPENWGFYSPQAEARLQSIMGLQTWNSVRALDFVSALPEVDPKRIAVTGASGGGTQTFLLAAVDPRIAVSFPAVMVSTAMQGGCTCENASCLRVGTGNIEFAALFAPKPQGMTGADDWTREMSTKGFPEIKQHYALMGAPDNVMLVPNYHFKHNYNYVSRAAMYSWLNKHFKLGLEEPIVEEDYPRLERAQLTVWDAEHPQPAGGDAFERQLTRHWHADAEAQLKKLTPTDAASLAKWREVIGGGMQAILHRELPAAADIDYQRVSEDDLGSYTQYTGLVRNKRASEELPGLFLLPKNWNKRVVIWIAEEGKSSLLQQNGKPTTEVERLLKAGTTVVGVDLFSQGEFLADGKPVTQNRKVKNEREFAGYTYGYNHALIAQRVHDVLTMISFAKHHPDKPERIDLVALDSTAPIAAIARALSGDAVHTAALQTSGFRFVAVDDYRDVRFLPGGAKYGDIPALIGLSAPQTTWVGGESDEALKLAAAAYRAAGEETKLVIAKEPAAAATQAAVTFLLK
- a CDS encoding class I SAM-dependent methyltransferase, whose translation is MRIAFALCLFAILSSLAAAQEREPAAARRPQQPPALTEYKGRVIAQTMHYAGAPWLVRDNREQEERCSLMLTNLGVKPGMNICDMGCGNGFYTLQLAKMVGERGHLYAVDIQPEMLKLLKERASKQGVKNYSPILGTFTDPKLPKEKIDLILLVDVYHEFSHPEQMLAAMRESLAPGGLIALVEYRAEDPEVPIKPEHKMTKEQILKELPANGFKLAKEFDRLPWQHLMFFGRDEEWKPAKE
- a CDS encoding M48 family metallopeptidase gives rise to the protein MMFARVRFTLLLLAAGLTAVGCQSAPLTGRKQMLLMPESQEVSMGLTAFNDVTEKEPPSQNTTYIDLVERVGKRIAAVADKPDYKWEFKVIESDQQNAFCLPGGKVAVYEGIIPVCATEAGLAVVMSHEIAHALARHGGERMSQNMAVDGVKQAVSYVMQNQDQIRKDIVMQAYGVSSQYGVLLPYSRKHESEADHIGLILLAKAGYDPREAPRFWTRFGEAKQGQQQLEFMSTHPSDKNRAADLAALVPEAMALFEAAPEKIGLGPNIDPPPAMVATKPEEPVATPTEEVTQPSTTVPGAAPPAAASATTGASPAPVSPFGAFKFPTIPPIFGLKPQQ
- a CDS encoding Gfo/Idh/MocA family protein, with product MAPKPLNIGMIGYGFMGRAHTNGYKRVNDFFDLPYRPVLKAVCARDEAKAKAFAEQWGYESIETDWKKLLARKDIDAVDICTPNNLHKEISIAAAQAGKMILCEKPLAMNTAEGEEMCAAVEKAGVANIVWYNYRRIPAVTYAKQIIDSGKLGRIFHYRANFLQDWTINADLPQGGAALWRLDAAAAGSGVTGDLLAHCIDTALWLNGSISDVTAMTETFIKERKHQLTGKSEKVTIDDACAFLCHFANGSLGLFESTRYARGHKALYTFEVNGENGSLKWDLHDLHRLQWFDYRVEGPLRGWASIHVTDGDHPYMGKWWVPGLAIGYEHSFVHQVKDFLEGLGSGKPAGPTFRDALETQKVCDAVLDSAKSGSWKKV